The Mycolicibacterium smegmatis genome has a window encoding:
- the pcrA gene encoding DNA helicase PcrA, translated as MTSPSATPFAAETDQLLDGLNPQQRQAVLHEGSPLLIVAGAGSGKTAVLTRRIAYLLAEREVGVGQVLAITFTNKAAAEMRERVVQLVGPRAKAMWVSTFHSTCVRILRNQASLLPGLNSNFSIYDSDDSRRLLMMIGKDLGLDTKRYSPRLLANGISNLKNELIGPEQAAAEASEASDEMATVIAQVYGEYQRRLRAANALDFDDLIGETVAVLQAFPQIAQYYRRRFRHILVDEYQDTNHAQYVLVRELVGHHLEDHDGVPPSELCVVGDADQSIYAFRGATIRNIEDFERDFPDATTILLEQNYRSTQTILNAANAVIARNTGRREKRLWTDAGQGELIVGYVADNEHDEARFVADEIDALTDRHGYNYNDIAVFYRTNNSSRALEEVFIRAGIPYKVVGGVRFYERREIRDIVAYLRVLDNPGDSVSMRRILNTPRRGIGDRAEACVAVYAENTGVSFNEALQAAAEGRVPMLNTRSEKCIASFVQMLDDLRGKLDEELGDLVEAVLERTGYRRELEASSDPQDLARLDNLNELVSVAHEFSIDLANAQALAEESDEPVDEDIPDTGVLAQFLERVSLVADADDIPEEGSGVVTMMTLHTAKGLEFPAVFVTGWEDGMFPHMRALGDPNELSEERRLAYVGITRARQRLYLSRAKVRSSWGQPMLNPESRFLREIPQELIDWRRIEAPTPAYAAPGRMSSSGGGGIGFGSPRPSPNRPGGGRNKPLMVLQPGDRVTHDKYGLGRVEEVAGTGESAMSLIDFGSAGRVKLMHNHAPLQKL; from the coding sequence ATGACTTCCCCCTCTGCCACCCCCTTCGCCGCCGAAACCGACCAGCTCCTGGACGGCCTGAACCCGCAGCAGCGTCAGGCGGTGCTCCACGAGGGTTCGCCCCTGCTGATCGTCGCGGGCGCGGGTTCGGGAAAGACTGCCGTGCTGACCCGGCGCATCGCGTACCTGCTCGCTGAGCGCGAGGTCGGGGTGGGGCAGGTACTGGCCATCACGTTCACCAACAAGGCCGCCGCCGAGATGCGCGAGCGCGTGGTGCAACTGGTGGGGCCGCGGGCCAAGGCCATGTGGGTGTCGACGTTCCACTCGACGTGCGTGCGGATCCTGCGCAACCAGGCGTCGCTGCTGCCCGGGCTGAACTCGAACTTCTCGATCTACGACTCCGACGATTCCCGGCGCCTGCTGATGATGATCGGCAAGGATCTGGGCCTGGACACCAAGCGGTACTCGCCGCGGCTGCTGGCCAACGGGATCTCCAACCTCAAGAACGAGCTGATCGGCCCCGAACAGGCCGCCGCCGAGGCGTCCGAGGCCTCCGACGAGATGGCCACCGTCATCGCGCAGGTGTACGGCGAATACCAGCGCCGGCTGCGCGCGGCCAATGCGCTGGACTTCGACGACCTCATCGGGGAGACGGTCGCGGTGCTGCAGGCGTTCCCGCAGATCGCGCAGTACTACCGGCGCCGGTTCCGGCACATCCTGGTCGACGAGTACCAGGACACCAACCATGCGCAGTACGTGCTGGTGCGTGAGCTCGTCGGGCACCACCTCGAGGACCACGACGGCGTGCCGCCGTCGGAGCTGTGCGTGGTGGGTGACGCCGACCAGTCGATCTACGCGTTCCGCGGCGCGACGATCCGCAACATCGAGGACTTCGAGCGCGACTTCCCCGACGCGACGACGATCCTGCTGGAACAGAACTACCGGTCGACGCAGACGATCCTCAACGCCGCGAACGCGGTGATCGCCCGCAACACCGGGCGTCGCGAGAAGCGCCTGTGGACCGACGCAGGCCAGGGTGAGCTGATCGTCGGCTACGTCGCCGACAACGAGCACGACGAGGCCCGGTTCGTCGCCGACGAGATCGACGCGCTCACCGACCGGCACGGCTACAACTACAACGACATCGCGGTGTTCTACCGCACCAACAACTCCTCGCGTGCGCTGGAAGAGGTGTTCATCCGCGCGGGCATCCCGTACAAGGTCGTCGGCGGCGTGCGGTTCTACGAGCGCCGCGAGATCCGCGACATCGTCGCCTACCTGCGCGTGCTCGACAATCCCGGCGACTCGGTGAGCATGCGGCGCATCCTCAACACGCCGCGCCGCGGCATCGGCGACCGTGCCGAGGCGTGCGTCGCGGTGTACGCCGAGAACACCGGCGTGAGCTTCAACGAGGCGCTGCAGGCCGCCGCCGAGGGCCGCGTGCCGATGCTCAACACACGCTCGGAGAAGTGCATCGCGAGCTTCGTACAGATGCTCGACGACCTGCGGGGCAAGCTCGACGAAGAACTCGGCGACCTCGTGGAGGCCGTGCTGGAACGCACCGGCTACCGCCGTGAGCTCGAGGCGTCGAGCGATCCGCAGGATCTGGCCCGTCTCGACAACCTCAACGAATTGGTCAGCGTCGCACACGAGTTCAGCATCGACCTGGCCAACGCACAGGCCCTGGCCGAGGAGAGCGACGAGCCCGTCGACGAGGACATCCCCGACACGGGCGTGCTGGCGCAGTTCCTCGAGCGGGTGTCGCTGGTCGCCGACGCCGACGACATCCCCGAAGAGGGCTCCGGTGTGGTGACGATGATGACGCTGCACACCGCCAAGGGCCTGGAGTTCCCCGCGGTGTTCGTCACCGGTTGGGAGGACGGCATGTTCCCGCACATGCGGGCACTCGGTGACCCTAACGAACTGTCCGAGGAACGCCGCCTGGCCTACGTCGGCATCACGCGCGCCCGCCAGCGGCTCTACCTCAGCCGGGCCAAGGTGCGCTCGTCGTGGGGGCAGCCCATGCTCAACCCGGAATCGCGCTTCCTGCGCGAGATCCCGCAGGAACTCATCGACTGGCGCCGCATCGAGGCGCCCACGCCGGCGTACGCCGCACCGGGCCGCATGTCCTCCTCCGGCGGCGGCGGTATCGGCTTCGGTTCACCGCGGCCCTCGCCGAACCGCCCCGGCGGTGGCCGCAACAAGCCGTTGATGGTGCTACAGCCTGGTGACCGCGTGACCCACGACAAGTACGGTCTCGGCCGCGTCGAGGAGGTCGCGGGCACCGGCGAATCCGCGATGTCGCTCATCGACTTCGGCAGCGCCGGCCGCGTCAAGCTCATGCACAACCACGCGCCGCTGCAGAAGCTCTGA